From one Vicia villosa cultivar HV-30 ecotype Madison, WI unplaced genomic scaffold, Vvil1.0 ctg.000032F_1_1_3, whole genome shotgun sequence genomic stretch:
- the LOC131622606 gene encoding uncharacterized protein LOC131622606, translating into MNEKRNSKRQKSFKMPGTDFNDAQNLDDGILFPVEEIAQYPLPGYVSPTSISFSPDDSLISYLFSPDNTLNRNIFTYDVKSNKQELLFSPPDGGLDESNISPEEKLRRERLRERGLGVTRYEWVKTNSKKKAVMVPLPAGIYFHDISLSKTELKLPSIPASPTIDPHLSPDGSMLAYVRDFELHVMNLLSNESKQLTHGAKENGFIHGLAEYIAQEEMDRKTGYWWSLDSKYIAFTEVDYSEIPLFRIMHQGKSSAGPDAQEDHPYPFAGASNVKVRLGVVSVTGGSTTWMDLDCGGVKELDNEDEYLARVNWMHGNILTAQIINRHQTKIKMVKFDIRTGQGRDILVEENKTWINIHDCFTPLDKGVTKFSGGFIWASEKSGFRHLYLHDANGTCLGPITEGEWMVEQIAGVNEATGLIYFTGTLDSPLESNLYCTKLFVDGTQPLQAPTRLTHGKGKHIVVLDHHMQTFVDIHDSLSCPPRVLLCSLEDGSIIMPLYEQPMPVPKFKKLQLEPPEIVEIETADGTILYGALYKPDVSRFGPPPYKTMINVYGGPSVQLVSNSWQNTVDLRAQYLRNKGILVWKLDNRGTSRRGLKFEGYLKHKLGQIDADDQFYGAEWLIKEGLAESGHIGLYGWSYGGYLSAMTLSRYPDFFKCAIAGAPTTSWDGYDTFYTEKYMGLPSENKSAYTRGSVMNHVHKLKGRLLLVHGMIDENVHFRHTARLINALVAAGKIYELIIFPDERHMPRRYSDRVYMEERMWEFIDRNL; encoded by the exons ATGAATGAGAAGAGGAATTCAAAGCgtcaaaaatcattcaaaatgcCCGGAACCGACTTCAACGACGCGCAGAATCTCGACGATGGCATTCTTTTCCCTGTTGAAGAGATTGCGCAATACCCGTTGCCTGGATATGTATCGCCGACTTCGATAAGTTTTAGTCCTGACGATAGTTTGATTTCGTATCTGTTTAGTCCGGATAATACGTTGAACAGGAATATTTTCACTTATGATGTGAAGAGTAATAAACAAGAATTGTTGTTTAGCCCTCCTGATGGGGGGCTTGATGAGAGTAATATTTCTCCGGAAGAGAAGTTGAGGAGGGAGAGGTTGAGGGAGCGGGGGTTAGGAGTGACGCGGTATGAATGGGTGAAGACGAACTCGAAAAAGAAAGCAGTCATGGTGCCATTACCTGCTGGG ATTTATTTCCACGATATTTCGCTTTCGAAAACAGAGCTTAAGCTTCCAAGTATACCGGCGTCGCCCACTATTGATCCACATCTGTCTCCTGATGGATCTATGCTTGCCTATGTGAGAGACTTTGAGTTGCATGTTATGAATCTCTTGTCTAATGAATCAAAGCAGTTGACCCATGGCGCGAAGGAAAACGGTTTT ATTCACGGGCTTGCGGAATATATAGCACAG GAGGAGATGGATAGAAAAACTGGATATTGGTGGTCACTGGACAGTAAATATATTGCATTTACTGAAGTTGATTATTCGGAAATACCGCTTTTTAGAATTATGCACCAAGGTAAGAGCTCAGCTGGCCCAGATGCACAGGAAGACCATCCTTATCCTTTTGCAGGAGCTTCAAATGTTAAAGTACGCCTGGGGGTTGTTTCAGTAACTGGAGGCTCCACCACTTGGATGGATCTTGACTGCGGGGGAGTGAAAGAACTGGACAACGAGGATGAATATTTGGCAAGAGTTAATTGGATGCATGGAAACATTCTCACTGCTCAGATCATCAATAGACACCAGACTAAAATAAAGATGGTTAAGTTTGATATTAGAACAGGGCAGGGGAGAGATATATTGGTAGAAGAAAACAAAACCTGGATCAACATTCATGACTGTTTCACACCTCTTGATAAAGGAGTTACCAAGTTTTCAGGTGGATTTATCTGGGCTAGTGAGAAATCAGGATTTAGACATCTCTATCTTCATGATGCAAATGGGACTTGTTTAGGACCCATCACTGAAGGTGAATGGATGGTTGAACAAATCGCCGGTGTGAATGAGGCAACAGGTCTAATATATTTCACTGGAACTTTAGATAGTCCTCTTGAATCCAACTTATACTGTACTAAACTTTTCGTCGATGGAACTCAACCACTTCAGGCCCCTACCAGACTTACACATGGCAAGGGAAAGCACATTGTGGTACTTGATCACCATATGCAAACATTTGTTGATATCCATGACTCTCTTAGTTGTCCGCCTAGGGTATTACTTTGCTCGTTAGAGGATGGAAGCATAATCATGCCTTTGTATGAGCAGCCAATGCCAGTTCCAAAATTTAAAAAGCTTCAACTTGAACCTCCAGAGATTGTTGAAATAGAGACCGCTGATGGTACTATCTTGTATGGAGCTCTTTATAAGCCCGACGTTTCAAGATTTGGACCTCCACCTTACAAAACCATGATCAATGTTTACGGTGGTCCTAGTGTACAGCTTGTTTCTAACTCTTGGCAAAATACTGTTGACCTGAGAGCGCAGTACTTGAGAAATAAAGGCATCTTAGTTTGGAAG TTAGACAATAGAGGAACTTCGAGACGGGGGTTGAAGTTTGAAGGCTATTTAAAGCACAAACTTGGACAGATTGATGCCGACGATCAATTTTATGGAGCAGAGTGGCTTATCAAAGAAGGGCTTGCAGAATCTGGACACATTGGATTGTATGGATGGAGCTACGGCGGGTATCTGTCTGCTATGACACTGTCAAGGTATCCCGACTTCTTCAAGTGTGCTATAGCCGGTGCACCTACTACATCGTGGGACGGATATGACACATTCTATACAGAGAAGTACATGGGACTGCCATCTGAAAATAAGTCAGCGTATACAAGAGGTTCTGTGATGAACCATGTGCACAAGTTGAAAGGAAGGTTGTTGCTTGTGCATGGCATGATTGATGAGAATGTACATTTTAGGCATACTGCAAGGCTTATCAACGCCCTTGTGGCAGCTGGAAAAATTTATGAGCTGATCATTTTCCCAGATGAGCGCCACATGCCTCGGCGATATAGCGACCGAGTTTATATGGAAGAGAGGATGTGGGAATTCATAGACAGGAACCTTTGA
- the LOC131622559 gene encoding calcineurin B-like protein 7 isoform X2, with translation MGCYCSTSTSRKVKRPGYEDPTVLASETPFTVSEVDALYELYLKLSNSIIQDGLIHKEEFQLALFRNENQKNLFADRIFDLFDVKRNGVIDFGEFVRSLGVFHPNAALEDKIAFAFRLYDLKQTGYIEREELKEMVLALLHESDLFLSDEMIESIVDKTFKDVDTKDDGRIDEDEWKAFVSQHPSLIKNMTLPYLKDITLAFPSFIVRTEVEDTEV, from the exons ATGGGTTGCTATTGTTCAACTTCAACTTCAAGGAAAGTTAAAAGGCCAGGTTATGAGGATCCAACTGTTCTTGCTTCTGAGACACCTT TTACTGTGAGTGAAGTAGATGCATTATATGAACTCTATTTGAAGTTAAGCAATTCCATTATTCAAGATGGTCTTATTCATAAG GAAGAATTTCAACTAGCACTTTTCAGAAACGAAAACCAAAAGAATCTGTTTGCTGATAGG ATTTTTGACTTATTTGATGTAAAGCGGAACGGGGTAATAGATTTCGGTGAATTTGTTAGATCTCTTGGTGTTTTTCACCCAAACGCAGCCTTAGAAGACAAAATTGCAT TTGCTTTTAGGTTGTATGATTTGAAGCAAACAGGATACATTGAAAGAGAGGAGTTAAAGGAAATGGTATTGGCACTTTTGCATGAATCGGATCTTTTTCTTTCAGATGAGATGATAGAATCAATTGTGGATAAAACATTTAAAGATGTTGATACAAAAGATGATGgaaggattgatgaagatgagtGGAAAGCTTTTGTTTCTCAACATCCTTCTTTGATTAAGAACATGACTCTTCCATATCTAAAGGACATTACATTGGCATTTCCCAGTTTTATTGTAAGAACAGAAGTTGAAGACACCGAGGTTTGA
- the LOC131622559 gene encoding calcineurin B-like protein 7 isoform X3 — protein MGCYCSTSTSRKVKRPGYEDPTVLASETPCEYPSSLSVTVSEVDALYELYLKLSNSIIQDGLIHKEEFQLALFRNENQKNLFADRRNGVIDFGEFVRSLGVFHPNAALEDKIAFAFRLYDLKQTGYIEREELKEMVLALLHESDLFLSDEMIESIVDKTFKDVDTKDDGRIDEDEWKAFVSQHPSLIKNMTLPYLKDITLAFPSFIVRTEVEDTEV, from the exons ATGGGTTGCTATTGTTCAACTTCAACTTCAAGGAAAGTTAAAAGGCCAGGTTATGAGGATCCAACTGTTCTTGCTTCTGAGACACCTTGTGAGTATCCATCATCATTATCTG TTACTGTGAGTGAAGTAGATGCATTATATGAACTCTATTTGAAGTTAAGCAATTCCATTATTCAAGATGGTCTTATTCATAAG GAAGAATTTCAACTAGCACTTTTCAGAAACGAAAACCAAAAGAATCTGTTTGCTGATAGG CGGAACGGGGTAATAGATTTCGGTGAATTTGTTAGATCTCTTGGTGTTTTTCACCCAAACGCAGCCTTAGAAGACAAAATTGCAT TTGCTTTTAGGTTGTATGATTTGAAGCAAACAGGATACATTGAAAGAGAGGAGTTAAAGGAAATGGTATTGGCACTTTTGCATGAATCGGATCTTTTTCTTTCAGATGAGATGATAGAATCAATTGTGGATAAAACATTTAAAGATGTTGATACAAAAGATGATGgaaggattgatgaagatgagtGGAAAGCTTTTGTTTCTCAACATCCTTCTTTGATTAAGAACATGACTCTTCCATATCTAAAGGACATTACATTGGCATTTCCCAGTTTTATTGTAAGAACAGAAGTTGAAGACACCGAGGTTTGA
- the LOC131622559 gene encoding calcineurin B-like protein 7 isoform X1: MGCYCSTSTSRKVKRPGYEDPTVLASETPCEYPSSLSVTVSEVDALYELYLKLSNSIIQDGLIHKEEFQLALFRNENQKNLFADRIFDLFDVKRNGVIDFGEFVRSLGVFHPNAALEDKIAFAFRLYDLKQTGYIEREELKEMVLALLHESDLFLSDEMIESIVDKTFKDVDTKDDGRIDEDEWKAFVSQHPSLIKNMTLPYLKDITLAFPSFIVRTEVEDTEV, from the exons ATGGGTTGCTATTGTTCAACTTCAACTTCAAGGAAAGTTAAAAGGCCAGGTTATGAGGATCCAACTGTTCTTGCTTCTGAGACACCTTGTGAGTATCCATCATCATTATCTG TTACTGTGAGTGAAGTAGATGCATTATATGAACTCTATTTGAAGTTAAGCAATTCCATTATTCAAGATGGTCTTATTCATAAG GAAGAATTTCAACTAGCACTTTTCAGAAACGAAAACCAAAAGAATCTGTTTGCTGATAGG ATTTTTGACTTATTTGATGTAAAGCGGAACGGGGTAATAGATTTCGGTGAATTTGTTAGATCTCTTGGTGTTTTTCACCCAAACGCAGCCTTAGAAGACAAAATTGCAT TTGCTTTTAGGTTGTATGATTTGAAGCAAACAGGATACATTGAAAGAGAGGAGTTAAAGGAAATGGTATTGGCACTTTTGCATGAATCGGATCTTTTTCTTTCAGATGAGATGATAGAATCAATTGTGGATAAAACATTTAAAGATGTTGATACAAAAGATGATGgaaggattgatgaagatgagtGGAAAGCTTTTGTTTCTCAACATCCTTCTTTGATTAAGAACATGACTCTTCCATATCTAAAGGACATTACATTGGCATTTCCCAGTTTTATTGTAAGAACAGAAGTTGAAGACACCGAGGTTTGA